The DNA segment CAACGGCTCTACAACGTCACCGCCTTCAATGTGCGGAGTCATCAGCAGGCCGTGCTCGGTGCCACAATCGACCTCAGTCACAACCAGGTCTTGTGCGACGTCTACCAGACGGCGAGTCAGGTAACCGGAGTTAGCGGTCTTCAGTGCGGTATCCGCCAGACCTTTACGAGCACCGTGAGTCGAGATGAAGTACTGGAGTACGCTCAGACCTTCACGGAAGTTCGCAGTGATTGGCGTCTCGATGATCGAGCCGTCCGGCTTGGCCATCAGACCACGCATACCGGCCAGCTGACGGATCTGGGCAGCGGAACCCCGCGCACCGGAGTCAGCCATCATGTACATCGAGTTGAACGATTCCTGGTCGACTTCAGCACCCGTGCGGTCGACAACCTTCTCTTTCGAGAGGTTGGACATCATCGCCTTGGATACTTCGTCGTTGGCCTTGGACCAGAGGTCGATCACCTTGTTGTACTTCTCGCCCTGGGTTACCAGGCCGGAAGCATACTGGCTTTCGATCTCTTTCACTTCGGCGGTAGCGGCATCGATGATGCGCGCCTTCTCATCCGGAATGACGAAGTCGTTCACACCAATCGATACGCCGGAGATCGTCGAGTAGGCGAAACCGGTGTACATCAGCTGGTCAGCGAAAATGACGGTGTCCTTCAGACCAACCACGCGGTAGCACTGGTTGATCAGCTTGGAGATCGCCTTCTTCTTCATCGGCTGGTTGACCACGTCATACGACAGGCCGGCCGGAACCACCTGGAACAGCAACGCACGGCCGACAGTGGTGTCGACAATACGGGTGTTCTTCACGCTATTGCCGTCACGATCGTTAACGGTTTCGTTGATACGAACCTTGATCTTGGCGTGCAGGGCAGCCTCGCCGGCGCGGAATACGCGGTCGACTTCCTGCAGATCAGCGAACACGCGGCCTTCGCCTTTGGCGTTGATCGCTTCACGGGTCATGTAGTACAGACCCAGTACCACGTCCTGCGACGGAACGATGATTGGCTCACCGCTGGCTGGCGACAGGATGTTGTTGGTCGACATCATCAACGCACGGGCTTCGAGCTGGGCTTCCAGGGTCAGCGGTACGTGAACGGCCATCTGGTCGCCGTCGAAGTCGGCGTTGTACGCAGCACAGACCAGCGGGTGCAGCTGAATAGCCTTACCTTCGATCAGTACTGGTTCAAATGCCTGGATACCCAGACGGTGAAGCGTAGGTGCACGGTTGAGCAGCACGGGGTGTTCGCGAATCACTTCGGCGAGAACGTCCCACACCTCTGGCAGCTCGCGCTCGACCATCTTCTTGGCAGCTTTGATGGTCGTGGCCAGGCCACGCATTTCCAGCTTGCCGAAGATGAACGGCTTGAACAGTTCCAGTGCCATCTTTTTCGGCAGACCGCACTGGTGCAGACGCAGGGTCGGACCTACGGTAATTACCGAACGACCGGAGTAGTCAACACGCTTACCGAGCAGGTTCTGACGGAAACGACCCTGCTTACCCTTGATCATGTCAGCCAGGGATTTCAGAGGACGCTTGTTGGAACCGGTGATTGCACGACCGCGACGACCGTTGTCGAGCAGGGCATCGACCGCTTCCTGCAGCATGCGCTTTTCGTTGCGCACGATGATGTCAGGAGCCGACAGGTCCAGCAGACGCTTCAGACGGTTGTTACGGTTGATCACGCGACGATACAGATCGTTAAGATCGGACGTCGCGAAACGGCCACCGTCCAGCGGAACCAGCGGACGCAGGTCTGGCGGCAGAACCGGCAGAACGGTCAACACCATCCACTCAGGCAGGTTGCCGGAGCCCTGGAAGGCTTCCATCAACTTCAGACGCTTGGACAGCTTCTTGATCTTGGTTTCGGAGTTGGTTTGCGGAATTTCTTCGCGCAGACGGCCAATCTCGTGCTCCAGATCAATCGCGTGCAGCAGCTCGCGGACAGCCTCGGCACCCATGCGGGCATCGAAGTCGTCACCGAACTCTTCGAGGGCTTCGAAGTACTGCTCGTCGTTCAGCAGCTGACCCTTTTCCAGGGTGGTCATGCCTGGATCGATAACGACATAGCTCTCGAAGTAGAGAACACGCTCGATATCACGCAGGGTCATGTCCATCAGCAGGCCGATACGGGACGGCAGCGACTTCAGGAACCAGATGTGGGCAACCGGCGAGGCCAGTTCGATGTGAGCCATACGCTCACGACGGACTTTGGCCAGCGCGACTTCAACGCCGCACTTCTCACAGATCACACCGCGATGCTTGAGGCGCTTGTACTTGCCGCACAGGCACTCGTAGTCCTTGACCGGGCCAAAGATCTTGGCGCAGAACAGGCCGTCACGCTCAGGTTTGAACGTACGGTAGTTGATGGTCTCCGGCTTTTTAACTTCACCGAACGACCACGAACGGATCATCTCAGGCGATGCCAAACCGATACGGATGGCGTCGAACTCTTCGACTTGACCCTGGTTTTTCAACAGATTCAGTAGGTCTTTCAAGGCCTTTCCTCCTGGCGGAGCAAGGAGCAGGCAGTAGCGCCCTGCTCCCATTCACGTCACGTGTTATTCGGTTTCCAGATCGATATCGATACCGAGAGAACGGATCTCTTTGATCAACACGTTGAAGGACTCGGGCATGCCCGGCTCCATACGGTGATCGCCGTCCACGATGTTCTTGTACATCTTGGTCCGACCGTTCACGTCGTCCGACTTCACTGTGAGCATTTCTTGCAGAGTGTAAGCGGCGCCGTATGCTTCCAGCGCCCAGACTTCCATCTCCCCGAAACGCTGACCACCGAACTGCGCCTTACCACCCAGCGGCTGCTGGGTAACCAGGCTGTAGGAACCCGTGGAACGCGCGTGCATCTTGTCGTCCACCAGGTGGTTCAGTTTCAGCATGTACATGTAGCCAACGGTTACAGCGCGCTCGAACTTGTTGCCGGTACGGCCGTCGAACAGCTGCATCTGGCCGCTGTCAGGCATATCTGCCAGACGCAGCATCGCCTTGATCTCACGCTCTTTGGCCCCGTCAAACACCGG comes from the Pseudomonas sp. StFLB209 genome and includes:
- the rpoC gene encoding DNA-directed RNA polymerase subunit beta', translated to MKDLLNLLKNQGQVEEFDAIRIGLASPEMIRSWSFGEVKKPETINYRTFKPERDGLFCAKIFGPVKDYECLCGKYKRLKHRGVICEKCGVEVALAKVRRERMAHIELASPVAHIWFLKSLPSRIGLLMDMTLRDIERVLYFESYVVIDPGMTTLEKGQLLNDEQYFEALEEFGDDFDARMGAEAVRELLHAIDLEHEIGRLREEIPQTNSETKIKKLSKRLKLMEAFQGSGNLPEWMVLTVLPVLPPDLRPLVPLDGGRFATSDLNDLYRRVINRNNRLKRLLDLSAPDIIVRNEKRMLQEAVDALLDNGRRGRAITGSNKRPLKSLADMIKGKQGRFRQNLLGKRVDYSGRSVITVGPTLRLHQCGLPKKMALELFKPFIFGKLEMRGLATTIKAAKKMVERELPEVWDVLAEVIREHPVLLNRAPTLHRLGIQAFEPVLIEGKAIQLHPLVCAAYNADFDGDQMAVHVPLTLEAQLEARALMMSTNNILSPASGEPIIVPSQDVVLGLYYMTREAINAKGEGRVFADLQEVDRVFRAGEAALHAKIKVRINETVNDRDGNSVKNTRIVDTTVGRALLFQVVPAGLSYDVVNQPMKKKAISKLINQCYRVVGLKDTVIFADQLMYTGFAYSTISGVSIGVNDFVIPDEKARIIDAATAEVKEIESQYASGLVTQGEKYNKVIDLWSKANDEVSKAMMSNLSKEKVVDRTGAEVDQESFNSMYMMADSGARGSAAQIRQLAGMRGLMAKPDGSIIETPITANFREGLSVLQYFISTHGARKGLADTALKTANSGYLTRRLVDVAQDLVVTEVDCGTEHGLLMTPHIEGGDVVEPLGERVLGRVIARDVFKPGTEDVIVPAGTLVDEKWVEFIELNSIDEVIVRSPISCETRFGICSSCYGRDLARGHQVNIGEAVGVIAAQSIGEPGTQLTMRTFHIGGAASRTSAADSVQVKNGGTVRLHNLKHVERVDGHLVAVSRSGELAIADEFGRERERYKLPYGAVISVKEGDKVDAGSIVAKWDPHTHPIVTEMKGTVTYVGMEEGITIKRQTDELTGMTNIEVLDVKDRPAAGKDIRPAVKMVGLDGKDLMLPGTDVPAQYFLPANALVNVADGAQIAIGDVIARIPQETSKTRDITGGLPRVADLFEARRPKEASILAEVSGTIAFGKETKGKRRLVITPNDGSEPYEELIPKWRHLNVFEGEQVNRGEVISDGPSDPHDILRLLGVSALAKYIVNEIQDVYRLQGVKINDKHIETILRQMLRKVEVAESGDSSFIKGDQVELTQVLMENERLASEDKFIAKYTRVLLGITKASLSTESFISAASFQETTRVLTEAAVTGKRDYLRGLKENVVVGRLIPAGTGLAYHSERKRRRDIDKPQRVSASEVEAALTEALNSSGN